One stretch of Zingiber officinale cultivar Zhangliang chromosome 6B, Zo_v1.1, whole genome shotgun sequence DNA includes these proteins:
- the LOC121990075 gene encoding uncharacterized protein LOC121990075, with product MESQQLRLCDIGQLFTEFLLDTRVPRVEVIYPQPRHVVKVPPMLDCVGSLGSKAKCNLPAQQGDNNNLNFFDIFFNKDETGDDQTAFFCGTPPVRTDNPMVWDSFFTKENLAFSPTIIHESRGQPRVEQNQQFIVQHKTRIGFSEHYQHKFCS from the exons ATGGAGAGTCAGCAGCTTAGACTCTGTGACATTGGACAGCTGTTCACTGAATTCTTACTTGATACAAGGGTTCCAAGAGTAGAAGTTATCTATCCTCAGCCTCGCCATGTGGTGAAAGTCCCTCCCATGTTAGATTGTGTTGGCAGTTTGGGTTCCAAGGCAAAGTG CAATTTGCCTGCTCAACAAGGAGATAATAACAATCTCAATTTCTTCGACATATTTTTCAATAAG GATGAAACTGGAGACGATCAAACTGCTTTCTTTTGTGGTACTCCTCCTGTAAGAACAGACAATCCTATGGTCTGGGATTCTTTCTTTACTAAAGAAAACCTAGCATTCAGTCCAACAATAATCCATGAATCAAGGGGACAACCTCGAGTAGAACAAAACCAGCAGTTCATTGTTCAACACAAAACCAGAATTGGTTTCTCAGAGCATTATCAGCACAAGTTCTGTTCCTAG